The proteins below come from a single Leptospiraceae bacterium genomic window:
- a CDS encoding MFS transporter gives MIQNLLIIFLCQALVQSGSILLTSTNTLIGLNLTGSESLSTLPVSLNILAALILTIPASFFMARFGRKIGFIVGILLGIVGTSFVILGLSIKSFPIFCTGSIFMGFLTSFSTYFRFAAAEVSHRDFKSRAVSIVLASGVIAALIGPNLYKWGLTLLSGSGFMGGFFLLYPIYFSALIIILFLNTGKPAAMNWKTSKSTKELLFKTPLLKIIGLGSIAFVVMVLIMTATPLGMHHHHFNLEEITQVIQYHVLGMFVPSFFTGSLIKRFGDRKIMLAGSILFVLCIFINFLDHSFLHFTYSLILLGIGWNFLYVGATTLLSYQIHLEDQPKAQALNDFFVTGFAALSVAASGRLHEILGWVHLNLLAIPITVLGIILILRKNKLP, from the coding sequence ATGATTCAAAATCTTCTAATCATTTTCCTTTGTCAGGCGTTAGTCCAATCGGGTAGTATTTTATTGACTTCTACCAATACTCTGATTGGACTTAATTTGACTGGGAGTGAATCCTTGTCTACTTTACCAGTCTCATTAAATATATTAGCTGCTTTGATTCTTACAATACCTGCCTCCTTCTTTATGGCGCGTTTTGGCAGGAAAATTGGATTTATAGTCGGAATACTTTTGGGCATAGTAGGGACAAGTTTTGTTATCCTTGGTTTAAGCATAAAAAGTTTTCCTATATTTTGTACTGGCAGTATTTTTATGGGGTTTTTGACTTCGTTTTCCACCTACTTTCGATTTGCCGCAGCCGAGGTATCTCATCGCGATTTTAAATCTCGTGCTGTTTCTATCGTATTAGCCAGTGGGGTAATTGCTGCCTTAATTGGACCTAATCTTTATAAATGGGGATTAACATTATTATCCGGATCTGGTTTTATGGGAGGGTTTTTTTTACTCTATCCGATTTATTTTAGTGCACTCATTATAATTTTATTTTTAAATACAGGTAAACCCGCGGCGATGAATTGGAAAACGAGTAAGTCAACAAAGGAATTATTATTTAAAACTCCTCTCTTAAAAATAATCGGACTTGGTAGCATTGCATTTGTAGTAATGGTTTTAATTATGACAGCAACACCGCTCGGAATGCACCATCACCATTTTAATCTGGAAGAAATTACGCAGGTTATACAATACCATGTTCTAGGAATGTTTGTTCCCTCTTTTTTTACGGGGAGTCTTATCAAACGTTTTGGAGATAGGAAGATTATGTTAGCCGGATCCATTTTATTTGTATTATGTATTTTTATAAATTTTTTAGATCATTCTTTCCTGCATTTTACCTATTCTCTAATTTTACTTGGAATCGGATGGAATTTTTTATATGTAGGAGCGACCACTCTACTTTCTTACCAAATCCATTTAGAAGACCAGCCTAAAGCGCAGGCATTGAATGATTTTTTTGTGACCGGATTTGCTGCATTGTCAGTTGCGGCATCAGGTCGATTACACGAAATTCTAGGTTGGGTTCACTTAAATCTTTTAGCAATTCCAATCACTGTTTTAGGGATAATACTAATTTTGCGTAAAAATAAACTGCCTTAA
- a CDS encoding phosphopantothenoylcysteine decarboxylase — MHLKYNFKKAIVSSGPTREWIDPVRYISNASSGKMGFHIAKEIYSWIPNLVYVHGNVSDKYKSVEGAKNIYAETTIAMKDVLLNEIGEDTIVIMAAAPADFKPKQPAENKIKKETSNDLVIELEKNPDLLMALSSHLKENNITSSVLIGFAAETEKLEEYALGKLERKGLKYIVGNYVGKSNGFGEVESSIRIFSKSGLVHEMSNQPKEILAKGIVEFLIQN, encoded by the coding sequence ATGCATTTAAAATATAATTTCAAAAAAGCAATCGTTTCTTCAGGGCCAACTAGGGAATGGATCGACCCAGTTCGTTACATATCCAATGCTTCGTCCGGAAAAATGGGATTTCATATAGCTAAAGAAATTTATTCATGGATTCCAAACCTAGTTTATGTACATGGAAATGTTTCGGATAAATATAAATCTGTAGAAGGTGCAAAAAATATATATGCAGAAACAACCATTGCGATGAAAGACGTACTCTTAAATGAAATAGGAGAAGATACGATCGTCATTATGGCTGCGGCACCAGCAGACTTTAAACCTAAACAACCTGCAGAAAATAAAATCAAAAAAGAAACTTCAAATGATTTAGTGATTGAATTGGAAAAAAATCCAGACTTACTAATGGCACTCAGTTCCCACTTAAAAGAAAACAATATTACATCTAGCGTCTTAATTGGATTTGCCGCTGAAACGGAAAAATTAGAAGAATACGCTTTAGGGAAATTAGAACGAAAAGGACTTAAATATATAGTGGGAAATTATGTTGGAAAATCAAACGGATTTGGAGAAGTAGAATCGAGCATTCGTATTTTCTCAAAATCTGGTCTTGTTCATGAGATGTCCAATCAACCTAAAGAAATTTTGGCAAAAGGAATAGTTGAATTTTTAATTCAGAATTAA
- a CDS encoding cyclic nucleotide-binding domain-containing protein, whose translation MKVFSVENSYKRFWDLFIFLLATYCSIEIPVWILFPYNQTGFFYYFEIFISFAFFFDLILNFRTAYYENEIQITEPFSIAKKYLGSWFFVDILSIIPFNLFIQYEIISGDFLFLCIFRFLRIIKLTDNIHFKRTWGMHEFDSTSFMRLGFLVYWIGIFAHWTACGWIKIGGGNTTDDSITRYIRAIYWSVTTLTTIGYGDITPTTNTQTLYTMFLMLVGAGAYGYLVANIASILANSDIIRAQFVDKIQKINTFMKYKKIPVEMQKDILNYYDYIWKNRKGYDENQILRELPPSLRMKVSIYLNSDLVRKVPILKNASDDLIAKIILNLVPVVYMKGDFIFRKGDTGHHLYFISKGQVEILAEDGITSYGVLSEGSFFGEIALLLDTPRTASIKALDFCDLYYLDKSTFKSIIHHYPDFAAYIDNLIKERENPDTSR comes from the coding sequence ATGAAAGTTTTTTCTGTTGAAAATAGCTACAAAAGATTTTGGGATTTATTTATATTCCTACTTGCAACCTATTGTTCTATCGAAATTCCTGTCTGGATTTTATTTCCCTATAACCAAACTGGATTTTTTTATTATTTTGAAATTTTTATTTCATTCGCATTTTTCTTCGATTTGATTTTAAACTTTAGAACAGCGTATTACGAAAATGAAATTCAAATTACGGAACCATTCAGTATCGCAAAAAAATATTTAGGAAGTTGGTTTTTTGTAGATATACTTTCTATTATTCCTTTTAATCTATTCATACAATATGAAATCATATCAGGTGATTTTTTATTCCTATGTATATTTCGTTTTTTAAGAATAATAAAGTTAACAGACAATATCCACTTCAAAAGAACATGGGGAATGCATGAATTTGATAGTACGAGTTTTATGCGTTTAGGATTTTTAGTCTATTGGATTGGTATATTTGCTCACTGGACAGCTTGCGGTTGGATTAAAATCGGCGGGGGGAATACGACAGACGATTCAATTACTCGATATATTCGTGCAATCTATTGGTCAGTTACTACCTTAACAACTATAGGCTACGGAGATATAACCCCTACTACTAATACTCAAACGTTATACACTATGTTTTTAATGTTAGTTGGTGCGGGCGCTTATGGTTATCTTGTGGCTAATATTGCTTCTATCCTCGCTAATTCGGATATTATCCGTGCACAATTTGTGGATAAAATTCAGAAAATCAATACCTTTATGAAATACAAAAAAATTCCAGTAGAAATGCAAAAAGATATTTTGAACTACTATGATTATATTTGGAAAAATCGAAAGGGTTATGACGAAAATCAAATACTAAGAGAGTTGCCACCTTCTCTTCGTATGAAGGTAAGCATTTATTTAAATAGTGATTTAGTTCGAAAAGTTCCCATTCTAAAAAATGCAAGTGATGATTTGATTGCAAAAATTATTTTAAATCTTGTTCCTGTTGTTTACATGAAGGGTGATTTTATTTTTAGAAAGGGAGATACAGGACATCATCTATATTTTATAAGTAAGGGACAAGTTGAAATTTTAGCTGAAGATGGTATTACCAGTTACGGAGTATTATCCGAAGGAAGTTTTTTTGGAGAAATTGCCCTTCTATTAGATACACCCCGAACTGCAAGTATCAAAGCTTTGGACTTTTGTGACCTATATTATTTAGATAAAAGTACATTTAAGTCGATTATTCATCATTACCCCGATTTTGCAGCATATATCGATAATCTCATAAAAGAACGAGAAAATCCAGATACTTCAAGGTA